The Bacteroidota bacterium genome includes a region encoding these proteins:
- a CDS encoding polyphosphate polymerase domain-containing protein has protein sequence MSQLTEILNTFSPITLSEMEGVELMNRKDTKYFFHREKLPGILQLMQSDYRVLEIQGQKLFSYRNIYFDTDDFFFYTQHHNKRVNRYKIRIRQYVESDLVFLEIKFKTNTKRTIKSRIKIPEFTEILTEPAKEFIRLHTPFDPDHLKPKLRNDFKRFTLVNKNLRERSTIDTDLVLETPDRIRKFSNLCIAELKMDGSSSGSQFKLAMRDNFCPEVRISKYSVGVAFMYGYLKSNNFKFKTLQINRIENV, from the coding sequence TTGAGCCAGTTAACCGAAATATTAAATACATTTTCTCCTATAACACTTTCCGAAATGGAAGGTGTGGAATTAATGAACAGAAAAGATACCAAGTATTTTTTCCACAGAGAAAAATTACCAGGTATTTTACAACTGATGCAATCAGATTACAGAGTTTTGGAAATACAGGGTCAGAAATTATTCAGTTACCGAAATATTTATTTCGATACCGACGATTTCTTTTTTTATACCCAACATCACAATAAACGTGTTAACCGATATAAAATAAGAATAAGACAATACGTGGAAAGCGATCTTGTTTTTTTAGAAATAAAATTCAAAACAAATACAAAACGAACCATTAAATCGCGTATTAAAATTCCGGAATTTACCGAAATATTAACCGAACCTGCAAAAGAATTTATTCGCCTCCATACTCCTTTTGATCCCGATCATTTAAAACCAAAATTGCGCAACGATTTTAAACGATTTACGCTGGTAAATAAAAATTTAAGGGAACGTTCAACAATTGATACTGATCTGGTATTGGAAACGCCCGATCGCATACGTAAATTCAGTAATTTATGCATTGCAGAATTAAAAATGGACGGCTCATCATCGGGATCTCAATTTAAATTAGCCATGCGCGATAATTTTTGCCCTGAAGTGCGTATCAGTAAGTATAGCGTAGGAGTGGCTTTTATGTACGGATATTTAAAATCAAATAACTTCAAATTTAAAACGCTACAAATAAACCGAATCGAAAATGTATAA
- a CDS encoding DUF4956 domain-containing protein, which translates to MYNLLLQAADDENRFLDLEFFDKDIYDLMLRALFNFIVVFIMIKVIYRSDKKNKNYAFTFYMFSTLIFFLCYLLSGLKLDMGFAFGLFAIFSILRYRTISIPMKEMTYLFMIIAIAVINALTTKKVSFVELLFTNVSLLASAYFLERLWYKEGLSEQTIEYEKIENIKPERRAEMMQDLRDRTGLDIRNFEILTTDFLRDMARVKVFYKASTTRDPQDNGFDDDDDD; encoded by the coding sequence ATGTATAATTTATTACTGCAAGCAGCTGATGATGAAAACAGGTTCCTTGACCTGGAATTTTTTGACAAAGACATATATGACCTAATGCTTAGGGCTTTGTTCAATTTTATTGTTGTTTTTATCATGATAAAAGTGATATACCGAAGCGACAAGAAAAATAAAAATTATGCTTTCACTTTTTACATGTTCAGCACATTGATCTTTTTCCTTTGTTATTTATTGTCGGGATTAAAACTGGATATGGGATTTGCGTTCGGACTTTTTGCCATTTTTTCTATCCTTCGATACAGAACAATTAGTATTCCCATGAAGGAGATGACCTATTTATTTATGATTATTGCAATTGCTGTTATTAATGCATTAACAACTAAAAAAGTAAGTTTTGTTGAATTATTGTTTACAAACGTTTCTCTTTTAGCATCCGCATATTTTTTGGAGAGATTATGGTATAAAGAAGGTTTAAGTGAACAGACGATTGAATATGAAAAGATTGAAAACATTAAACCTGAACGCAGGGCGGAAATGATGCAGGATCTGAGAGACCGCACAGGATTAGACATTCGCAACTTCGAAATTTTAACCACCGACTTTTTGCGCGATATGGCAAGGGTAAAGGTTTTTTATA